In Pseudomonas sp. ADAK18, a single window of DNA contains:
- a CDS encoding response regulator transcription factor, with amino-acid sequence MRILVVEDDDQTAAYLLRGLTEGGHVVDVASDGNSGLGMALEGIHDALIVDRRLPGLDGIGLVKALRAQQRRVPVLMLSAQSSTADKVEGLQAGCDDYLGKPYAFAEVLARLDALLRGRDQPGNPARTLEVGELQLDCATRTAVRQGRVIVLQHRETLLLEKLMRHSGQVVTRDMLLDSAWDYDFDPNDNVIDKHIHRLRRKLDEGFEYSLIRTVPGAGYSFEGTATRD; translated from the coding sequence TTGCGCATTCTTGTGGTGGAAGACGATGACCAGACCGCCGCGTACCTGCTGCGCGGCTTGACGGAGGGCGGGCATGTCGTCGACGTTGCCAGCGACGGCAACAGCGGTTTGGGCATGGCCCTGGAAGGTATTCACGATGCGTTGATTGTCGACCGACGCTTGCCGGGCCTGGACGGTATCGGCCTGGTCAAGGCCTTGCGCGCGCAACAGCGGCGGGTGCCGGTGCTGATGCTCAGTGCCCAGTCCTCGACGGCGGACAAGGTCGAAGGCCTGCAAGCCGGCTGCGATGATTACCTGGGCAAACCCTATGCCTTCGCCGAAGTGCTGGCCCGGCTCGATGCCTTGCTGCGTGGCCGCGATCAGCCTGGCAACCCGGCGCGCACCCTGGAAGTCGGTGAGCTGCAACTCGATTGCGCGACCCGCACCGCGGTGCGCCAGGGGCGGGTGATTGTCCTGCAACACCGCGAAACGTTGCTGCTGGAAAAACTCATGCGCCACAGCGGCCAGGTGGTGACCCGCGACATGCTGCTCGACAGCGCCTGGGATTACGACTTCGACCCCAACGACAACGTGATCGACAAACACATTCACCGCCTGCGCCGCAAACTGGATGAAGGCTTTGAGTACTCGCTGATCAGAACTGTTCCTGGCGCCGGCTACAGTTTCGAGGGCACCGCAACCCGCGATTAA
- a CDS encoding efflux transporter outer membrane subunit, which yields MSVATGRSMRPTSITLIALGLLMLSGCSMVPDYKPPEIPLAAQWDAGQGAGAVAGGQWWREFHSAELDQLIARGLTANYTLKAAVSRIDEARSSAQVVGAAQYPALNLGGNFQRQNNYGTTQKRSVFAEATYELDFWGKQRAAADSADALAHASVFDAGTLRMTLGASIADSYFQVLSLEERLRLAQSIADDARQVLELVQIQASQGAVSNLEVAQQRNAMQTFEAAMPPLRQQRDQALYQLAVLVGAPPEGFHLHGDGLKDLQVPQPATGLPIGLLRQRPDIQAAEARLQSANFDVGVARAAFLPNLSLDLLGGIDTLAGGQIWSAIGTLSQPLFAGGQLKGQLHFDLAHVQELTASYRESIIEALQDVETQLSAASELDKSYALNQAAVDSAREAARLAQVRYRLGSTDFQTLLIVERTQYQAEDALLQVRLQHLQASVGLFRALGGDFSAAAIASNSSAQVAQP from the coding sequence ATGTCAGTTGCAACCGGGCGCTCGATGCGCCCAACCTCCATTACTTTGATTGCCCTTGGGCTGCTGATGCTCAGCGGCTGTTCAATGGTGCCTGACTATAAACCGCCTGAAATTCCCCTGGCGGCCCAGTGGGACGCCGGGCAGGGCGCCGGAGCGGTCGCAGGTGGGCAGTGGTGGCGCGAGTTCCATAGCGCCGAACTGGATCAATTGATCGCCCGCGGCCTGACGGCCAACTACACCTTGAAGGCGGCGGTCAGTCGCATCGACGAGGCGCGTTCGTCAGCCCAGGTGGTGGGCGCCGCGCAATACCCGGCACTGAATCTGGGCGGCAACTTCCAACGCCAGAACAACTATGGCACCACACAAAAACGCAGCGTGTTTGCCGAGGCCACCTACGAGCTGGATTTCTGGGGTAAACAGCGGGCCGCCGCTGACTCAGCCGATGCCTTGGCCCATGCCAGCGTGTTTGATGCCGGCACCTTGCGCATGACATTAGGCGCGAGCATCGCCGACAGTTACTTCCAGGTGCTGTCGCTGGAAGAGCGCCTGCGCCTGGCCCAGTCGATTGCCGATGATGCGCGCCAAGTGCTCGAACTGGTGCAAATCCAGGCCAGCCAGGGCGCGGTCTCCAACCTGGAGGTCGCCCAACAGCGCAATGCCATGCAAACCTTTGAAGCGGCCATGCCGCCCCTGCGCCAGCAACGTGATCAGGCGCTGTATCAACTGGCCGTGCTGGTGGGCGCGCCACCTGAGGGTTTTCATCTGCACGGCGACGGCCTCAAAGACCTGCAAGTACCGCAGCCAGCCACCGGGTTGCCCATTGGCTTGCTGCGTCAGCGCCCGGACATTCAAGCCGCCGAAGCCCGTTTGCAGTCGGCCAACTTTGATGTCGGTGTGGCCCGCGCCGCGTTTCTGCCCAACCTGTCCCTGGACCTGCTGGGCGGCATCGATACGCTCGCCGGTGGCCAGATCTGGAGCGCCATCGGCACCCTCAGCCAGCCGCTGTTCGCCGGTGGTCAACTCAAGGGCCAGCTGCATTTTGACCTGGCTCATGTGCAGGAACTGACGGCCAGTTACCGCGAGTCGATCATCGAGGCCCTGCAAGACGTCGAAACCCAACTCAGTGCCGCCAGTGAACTGGACAAGAGCTATGCCTTGAACCAGGCAGCAGTGGACTCGGCCCGAGAAGCTGCGCGCCTGGCGCAGGTGCGCTACCGCTTGGGTTCCACCGATTTCCAGACCTTGCTGATCGTCGAACGCACTCAATACCAGGCCGAAGACGCGTTGCTTCAGGTACGGCTCCAGCATTTACAGGCCTCCGTCGGTCTTTTTCGAGCCTTGGGCGGGGACTTTTCCGCCGCTGCCATCGCCTCCAACTCTTCTGCTCAGGTGGCTCAACCATGA